A part of Phoenix dactylifera cultivar Barhee BC4 chromosome 2, palm_55x_up_171113_PBpolish2nd_filt_p, whole genome shotgun sequence genomic DNA contains:
- the LOC103719131 gene encoding uncharacterized protein LOC103719131 isoform X2, translated as MDSIICSALEEICARAAAGILLPDLWPSLRNALSTAGLHPCEPVMKAIWDRLLAHPGLRFEADGSSIGSQDPSIQSFEVAEKLGVKIVAEEHLRDSFLGIYDLKAANHDISQIQRATLERVAAARTNGVTQTELAKEFGIKGNNFFYVVRNLEYQQLIIRQSTMLRAKELADEGESGPKNTQHVTTNLLHLHRYARNLNSNSQQKIVITKPGILGSLDNANGSTLKGDGTPGDSVNDDVSIKDYLPEMKAICDKLEEASGKVLVASDIKLALGYRKSPGHRAWRSTLNRLKDAHLVEEFQAKVNNRVVSCVRLLKKFDPKDFQPKISMSGYDSFDSEHLVKHGKRGQITDQFVDLPIEHRIYDMVDAEGQKGITIAEICKRLGFNAKKLYNRVNAMRGRFKMPWEAEIRDRTPLYRIWTFRNYPHCSAIADPGNCEALSHKPEISIQTRDSFPYAESSSTVQFKDTNSTDEFLHSEKTDGRSVLSEPPSISSGCTMNSQVIKHGTESENQILDISIIGDDPKHGMAPRLNGRQSDKHVSVSSILSKLKAVKRYPCLTSTLVGNRREQRILKRLKKEKFILMSELYRWLEGFEKNKHTRMDRKTLTRILNKLQQEGLCKCVQVSIPGVTNYSRTRLTEVILHPSVDNLSSEILARIHKRHRDFDKHVRGQGSARSENGKSVISLTSLKPSNRAENKPVIFDAIRANGFVPAKMIRAKLLHKFLWGYLSDLPDWDNAFNSNKYGYDLKNPHSTCQLFVLDEAVKTMPLELFLQIVGSPKEIDNMVEKCRLGLRISDLPVQEYRHLMDTQATGRLSCIINILLRLKLIQLVREESAKDATALAHAILTHALELKPYIEEPWSTTLRSSHVKVDLRPRIRHDFILSKQDAVDAYWETLEYFYAAADPAVASHAFPGSSVRELFHFRSWASVRIMSAEQRMELLKRVKDVEPGKKISFKDCAKIARELNLTLEQVLRVSYDKRQSRLQRNSSRSRSKMQENHMDIDNCGSSGQKRKRSSKYVSLKHTQDANETTESSRQTISVTSIADEKTKGRNTFTLDASGNHDCHLPAGRNNIHVNATVDSEMHEEDGIKCAFISQCTIPKRKRKRRKRFSWTDSSDRQLVMQYARQRAILGARFYRVDWPSLSDLPALPGTCARRMAILNSNLNIRRAVMRLCNLLAERYASYLDTVRRTQEKESLTQNLSSTHENKFETNFQQHSWDDFEDPDIKIAVDEVLRYKRIAKMEYATRIGSRHGKEWPDVPKTDGTSSNVQEPAAVPGDGNQDYVDRCKNVNIISTTKRSGASSHCFRGKFFKILKSRGGIIRRKVRESLTIANAVELLKLVFLSASAAPEVQNSLAVTLHLYSERDIFAAFNYLKERNFMVAGHGIRPFVLSRKFWHDASSSPFPIDSGKRAADFSSWLTKQEKNLRESGVNLTEDLQCGEIFRLFALVSSGELFVSPVVPKEGVGEADEPNNSTSSFPMEDTNEVDDPKVLKRKSDKVKLSTSEKFKKQKTQVRIDTNLCSRREKGFPGIRVILNRATFSRGDAVQCFTDKHDLACSLSYDENNQGNSHTVETVGIPYLSENSVSCQNFVGIIQSAVPHNEFPWDAMATYAVQMSSVFVGGDEAITISHELFKSVHSAICQSGEQGLEMEEISEITKVQGVQLAETIVDTLEVFKLVIKVNAYDSIRIVDSSYRSKYFISTLADLNQVHDLSSYMKSQIACYEASRQLLQEKRDSIDHSQETSVNLCDGHKVTILDVPSKPAVPHIEGQNIEGSSTVGEIIQGAAVQVQRKNTEDSKWPATCVSHASRPILPWINGDGSTNSIVYKGLTRRVLGTVMQNPGIMEEAIINRMDVLNPQSCRSLLEMMVLDNHLMVRLMHQTTTSGPPAILQDLFRSKLCKSESVSRKHFFANPMSTHLL; from the exons ATGGATTCTATCATCTGCTCGGCGTTGGAGGAGATCTGCGCCCGCGCCGCGGCCGGAATCCTCCTCCCCGACCTGTGGCCGAGCTTGCGGAACGCCCTCTCCACCGCCGGCCTCCATCCTTGCGAGCCCGTCATGAAGGCCATATGGGATCGCCTCCTCGCCCACCCTGGGCTTCGCTTCGAAGCCGATGGCTCTTCTATTGGCTCCCAGGATCCTTCCATCCAGTCGTTTGAGGTAGCCGAGAAGCTGGGAGTAAAGATAGTCGCGGAGGAGCACCTCAGGGATAGTTTTTTGGGGATCTATGATCTCAAAGCTGCTAACCATGACATTTCTCAGATTCAGAGGGCCACACTCGAGCGGGTCGCTGCTGCCag GACTAATGGTGTTACTCAGACTGAGCTTGCTAAAGAATTTGGGATTAAAgggaataattttttttatgttgtgAGAAACCTGGAATATCAGCAGCTGATTATTCGGCAATCGACTATGTTAAGGGCGAAAGAATTAGCAGATGAGGGAGAAAGTGGGCCAAAAAACACGCAACATGTGACCACCAATCTACTACACTTACATCGTTATGCaagaaatttgaattcaaattctcaACAAAAAATTGTGATTACAAAGCCAGGTATTTTAGGAAGTCTTGATAATGCAAATGGAAGTACTTTGAAAGGAGATGGAACTCCTGGGGACAGTGTGAATGATGATGTATCCATAAAAGACTATCTACCAGAAATGAAAGCTATTTGTGATAAACTGGAAGAAGCAAGCGGGAAG GTTCTTGTTGCATCAGATATCAAATTGGCTCTTGGTTATAGGAAAAGTCCTGGGCACAGGGCATGGAGAAGT ACCTTGAACAGATTGAAAGATGCTCACCTTGTTGAAGAATTTCAAGCAAAAGTTAACAACAGG GTTGTCAGCTGTGTACGCTTATTAaagaaatttgatcctaaagatTTTCAGCCAAAAATAAGCATGAGTGGGTATGATAGTTTTGACTCTGAACACCTGGTTAAACATGGAAAAAGAGGCCAGATTACCGATCAGTTTGTGGATCTTCCCATAGAACATCGTATATACGATATGGTGGATGCTGAAGGACAAAAAGGAATAACCATTGCTGAG ATTTGCAAACGACTTGGGTTCAATGCTAAGAAATTATATAACCGAGTTAATGCTATGCGTGGAAGGTTTAAAATGCCTTGGGAGGCTGAGATTCGAGATAGGACACCACTTTATCGCATTTGGACATTCAGAAATTATCCTCACTGTTCAGCTATTGCTGATCCTGGCAACTGCGAAGCGCTTTCTCATAAGCCTGAGATTTCTATTCAAACAAGGGATTCTTTTCCATATGCTGAATCATCTTCAACTGTCCAATTTAAAGATACTAACTCCACTGATGAGTTTTTGCACTCAGAGAAAACTGATGGTAGATCAGTTTTATCAGAACCACCTAGCATCAGTTCTGGATGTACCATGAATTCCCAGGTAATTAAACATGGCACAGAGAGTGAGAATCAAATCCTTGATATTTCAATCATAGGTGATGATCCAAAGCATGGTATGGCACCCAGATTAAATGGTCGTCAATCAGATAAACATGTTTCAGTTTCATCTATTTTGTCCAAGCTGAAAGCAGTAAAGAGGTATCCTTGCCTTACATCAACTTTGGTTGGCAACAGGAGGGAACAAAGGATACTGAAAAGATTGAAG AAAGAGAAGTTCATTTTAATGTCTGAGCTGTATAGGTGGCTTGAGGGATTCGAGAAGAATAAGCACACAAGGATGGATAGGAAAACTCTGACCCGTATTCTGAATAAACTTCAACAAGAAGGGCTGTGTAAATGTGTTCAAGTTAGTATCCCTGGGGTGACAAACTACAGTCGAACTCGTCTAACAGAGGTTATTTTGCACCCTTCTGTAGATAATTTATCATCAGAAATTTTGGCTCGAATTCATAAGAGACACAGAGATTTTGACAAGCATGTTCGTGGACAAGGGTCAGCTAGATCAGAGAATGGTAAATCTGTCATTTCACTAACTAGTTTGAAGCCATCAAATCGTGCAGAGAACAAACCTGTGATATTTGATGCTATACGTGCTAACGGATTTGTTCCTGCAAAGATGATCCGAGCAAAACTTTTGCATAAATTTTTGTGGGGTTATTTGAGTGATTTACCTGATTGGGATAATGCTTTTAATTCTAACAAATATGGGTATGATCTAAAAAATCCTCACAGCACATGCCAGTTGTTTGTTCTGGATGAAGCTGTAAAGACAATGCCGCTTGAACTGTTCTTACAGATTGTTGGGTCTCCAAAAGAGATTGATAACATGGTAGAGAAATGCAGACTTGGATTAAGGATTTCAGATCTTCCTGTCCAGGAGTACAGACACCTGATGGATACTCAGGCAACTGGACGTCTCTCAtgtataattaatattttactTCGGTTGAAG TTGATTCAACTAGTGAGAGAAGAATCTGCAAAAGATGCAACTGCCCTTGCACATGCTATCCTTACACATGCTTTGGAGCTTAAACCTTACATTGAAGAACCTTGGTCAACAACCCTCCGATCTTCACATGTCAAGGTTGATCTTCGTCCTAGAATTCGACATGATTTCATCCTTTCAAAGCAAGATGCTGTTGATGCATATTGGGAAACCTTGGAGTACTTCTATGCTGCAGCTGATCCAGCTGTTGCTTCACACGCATTCCCTGGTTCTTCTGTTCGTGAG CTGTTTCATTTCCGTTCATGGGCTTCAGTTCGAATTATGAGTGCTGAACAACGCATGGAGTTGCTTAAGCGTGTAAAAGATGTTGAACCAGGGAAGAAAATTTCATTCAAAGATTGTGCAAAGATTGCTCGGGAGTTGAACCTTACGCTAGAACAG GTGCTTCGTGTCTCCTATGATAAAAGACAATCCCGACTTCAAAGAAATTCTAGTAGATCAAGATCCAAAATGCAGGAAAACCATATGGATATAGATAATTGTGGGTCATCTggtcaaaaaagaaagagatcttCAAAATATGTGTCTCTGAAGCATACTCAAGATGCTAATGAAACTACAGAATCAAGCAGACAAACAATTTCTGTTACATCTATCGCTGACGAGAAAACCAAGGGAAGAAATACTTTTACTTTAGATGCTAGTGGAAACCATGATTGCCACTTGCCAGCAGGTAGAAATAATATTCATGTCAATGCTACAGTAGACTCTGAGATGCATGAGGAAGATGGTATAAAATGTGCTTTCATCAGCCAATGTACCATTCCAAAGAGAAAGCGCAAGCGTAGGAAAAGGTTCTCATGGACTGACAGTTCGGATAG GCAGCTAGTGATGCAATATGCAAGACAACGTGCAATCCTTGGAGCAAGATTTTATCGTGTTGACTGGCCTTCACTTTCTGATCTTCCGGCACTTCCAGGCACTTGTGCAAGACGAATGGCTATACTAAATAGTAACTTAAACATTAGGAGAGCTGTGATGAGATTATGTAATCTTCTGGCGGAACGGTATGCGAGCTATCTTGATACAGTACGGAGAACACAGGAAAAGGAATCTCTTACTCAAAATTTATCTTCTACTCATGAAAATAAGTTTGAGacaaatttccagcaacactctTGGGATGATTTTGAAGATCCAGACATAAAGATCGCAGTTGATGAAGTCCTTCGATACAAAAGGATAGCAAAGATGGAGTATGCAACGAGGATTGGTTCTAGGCATGGAAAGGAGTGGCCAGATGTTCCTAAGACTGATGGGACAAGTTCAAACGTCCAAGAACCT GCAGCAGTTCCTGGCGATGGAAATCAGGACTACGTTGATAGATGTAAAAATGTCAATATTATTTCAACAACTAAACGAAGTGGGGCAAGTTCTCATTGCTTTCGAGGAAAGTTTTTCAAGATTTTGAAAAGCAGAGGTGGCATCATCAGAAGGAAAGTGCGTGAATCATTAACAATTGCCAATGCCGTTGAGCTCCTGAAACTGGTCTTTCTAAGCGCCTCTGCAGCGCCAGAAGTGCAAAACTCATTAGCAGTAACTCTGCATCTGTATTCTGAGCGTGATATATTTGCAGCATttaactatctcaaagaaagaaACTTCATG GTTGCTGGGCATGGAATTCGACCATTTGTCTTATCCCGGAAGTTCTGGCATgatgcttcttcttctccctttccaATTGACTCGGGAAAAAGGGCTGCTGATTTTTCAAGTTGGCTTACTAAGCAAGAAAAAAATCTAAGGGAGAGTGGGGTTAATCTTACTGAAGATTTACAATGTGGGGAAATTTTTCGCCTGTTCGCTCTTGTTTCTTCAGGAGAACTCTTTGTTTCACCAGTCGTGCCAAAGGAAGGAGTTGGTGAGGCTGATGAGCCGAACAATTCAACATCTTCCTTTCCAATGGAGGACACAAATGAGGTTGATGatccaaaagttttaaaacgTAAAAGTGATAAAGTAAAATTAAGCACTAGTGAGAAGTTTAAGAAACAGAAAACTCAAGTGAGAATAGATACTAATTTGTGTTCTCGTCGAGAGAAAGGGTTTCCTGGCATCAGAGTCATTCTCAACCGTGCAACATTTTCAAGAGGTGATGCAGTTCAGTGCTTTACAGATAAGCATGACCTTGCTTGTTCTTTATCATATGATGAGAACAATCAAGGAAACTCCCATACTGTAGAAACAGTTGGTATTCCATATTTGTCAGAAAATTCAGTCTCATGTCAGAATTTTGTTGGTATCATCCAATCAGCTGTGCCCCATAATGAGTTTCCTTGGGATGCTATGGCTACGTATGCTGTGCAGATGTCATCAGTTTTTGTTGGTGGGGATGAAGCAATTACCATTTCTCACGAGCTCTTTAAGTCCGTGCATTCTGCTATTTGCCAATCTGGCGAACAAGGATTAGAGATGGAAGAAATTTCTGAAATCACGAAAGTACAAG GGGTGCAATTGGCTGAAACAATTGTGGACACTCTCGAAGTATTCAAGTTAGTTATTAAG GTCAATGCATATGACAGCATCCGGATAGTTGATTCTTCATATAGATCAAAGTATTTTATAAGCACGCTCGCAGATCTCAATCAAGTCCATGATTTGTCATCTTACATGAAGTCTCAAATAGCTTGTTATGAAGCATCTCGACAATTGTTGCAAGAAAAGCGAGATAGTATTGATCATTCTCAGGAGACTAGCGTGAACCTTTGTGATGGGCATAAAGTAACCATTCTTGATGTGCCTAGCAAGCCTGCTGTACCTCACATTGAAGGCCAAAACATTGAAGGTAGTAGCACGGTTGGTGAAATCATTCAGGGTGCAGCTGTTCAGGTGCAAAGGAAAAACACTGAGGACAGCAAATGGCCTGCCACCTGTGTTTCACATGCATCTAGACCTATATTACCATGGATTAATGGAGATGGCAGTACAAACTCCATCGTATACAAGGGTCTTACACGTCGAGTTCTTGGCACTGTCATGCAAAATCCTGGTATCATGGAG GAAGCTATTATCAATCGAATGGATGTTTTAAATCCTCAG AGTTGCAGAAGTCTCTTGGAAATGATGGTTCTAGATAACCACCTTATGGTGAGGTTGATGCATCAAACTACTACATCTGGTCCTCCAGCGATATTGCAAGACCTTTTCCGTTCCAAGTTATGTAAATCAGAATCAGTGTCCCGAAAACATTTTTTCGCTAATCCAATGAGTACACACCTACTTTAA